GCCGGGGGACCACCGACATGAAGGGCGGCGTCGCGATGGCGCTCTTCGCGGCGTGCACGGTGCCCGAGCCGGTCCGCGACGTCACGTACGTGTTCTACGACTGCGAGGAGGTGGAGTCCGCGCGCAACGGCCTCGGTCGCCTCGCCCGGACGGCGCCGGACTGGCTCGCCGCGGACCTCGCCGTGCTCGGCGAGCCGACCGAGGGCCTCGTCGAGGGCGGCTGCCAGGGCACGCTGCGGGTGGACGTCACGCTGCGCGGGCGCGCCGCGCACTCCGCACGGGCCTGGCGCGGGGTCAACGCGGTGCACGCCGCGCACGAGGTGCTCGCCCGGCTCGCGGCGTACACCCCGCGCGAGCCGGAGGTCGACGGCCTGCGCTACCACGAGGGCCTGCAGGCGGTCGGCATCCGCGGCGGCATCGCCGGCAACGTCGTGCCCGACACGTGCGTCGTCGAGCTCAACCACCGCTTCGCCCCCGACCGCAGCCCCGCCGAGGCCCTCGACCACGTCCGCGAGGTCCTCGCGGGGCTCGACGTCGGGCTCGCGCTGACCGACGAGGCCGCGGGCGCCCGCCCGGGCCTGGACCGCCCGGCCGCGCGCGCCTTCGTAGAGGCGGTCGCACCCGTGACGGGGCAGCCGCCCCGGGCCAAGCTCGGCTGGACCGACGTCGCCCGCTTCGCCGCGCTCGGCGTGCCGGCCCTCAACTTCGGTCCCGGCGACCCGCAGCTCGCCCACGCCGACGACGAGCGCGTGCCGGTGCGCCAGCTCACGCAGTGCGCCGACGCGCTCGTGCGGTGGCTGCGCGGCTGAGCGCCCGGCAGCCTTCACCCATGAGCACCGAGCCTCTCAACCCGTCCTCGGAGGTCCAGGGCCCGCAGCAGGACCCGTGGTACCGCCGCGGGCCCATCGGCTTCCGCCGCTCGCAGGTACCCGAGGAGACGACCGACGAGCGGCTGCTCGCCACCCCCGGCAGGGCGGACTGGGTCCACTCCGACCCGTGGCGCGTGCTCCGCATCCAGAGCGAGTTCGTCGAGGGCTTCGGTGCGCTCGCCGAGCTCGGCCCCGCCGTCAGCGTCTTCGGCTCCGCCCGCACGCCCGTCGGCACCGAGGAGTACCGGACCGGCGTCGAGGTGGGGCGCCGGCTCGTGGAGGCGGGCTTCGCCGTCGTCACGGGTGGAGGCCCCGGCCTCATGGAGGCGGCGAACCGGGGCGCGTGCGAGGCGGGCGGCACGAGCGTCGGCCTCGGCATCGAGCTGCCGCACGAGCAGGGCATGAACGAGTGGGTCGACCTCGCCGTGAACTTCCGCTACTTCTTCGCCCGCAAGACGATGTTCCTCAAGTACTCCCAGGGCTTCGTCGTGCTGCCCGGCGGTTTCGGCACGCTCGACGAGCTGTTCGAGGCGCTCACGCTCGTGCAGACCGGCAAGGTCAAGGCGTTCCCGCTCGTGCTGCTGGGGACCGCGTACTGGGGCGGCCTCGTCGACTGGGTGCGGGACACGCAGCTGTCCGCGGGCACCATCAGCCCGCGCGACCTCGACCTGCTGCACCTCACCGACGACCCCGCCGAGGCCGTGGACCTGATGGTCCGGGCGCACCGCACCACCCCGCGCCCGCGGGACTGAGGGCGGGGCCGAGGGAGGGCACCGCGCCCGTGTGACGGGCGCGTGACGTTGTCGTGACGATGTGAGGTCCACCGGTGCCCAGCCGCCGGCCGGCTGGCAGTCTCCTCGGCATGACGGGCACCGAGGTGGCTGCCGACGCCGCGCTGGTCCTCGGCGGGCGCGGCTTCGCGCGCGGCCGCGCCGTCGTCATGGCCGTCGTCAACCGCACGCCGGACTCCTTCTGGGCCGGCGCCCGCCAGCTCGACGACGACGTCGCCCTCGCCGCGCTCGACGAGGCGGTCGACGGCGGCGCCGACGTCGTGGACGTCGGTGGCGTCAAGGCCGGACCCGGCGAGGAGGTGGGCGAGCAGGAGGAGGTCGACCGGGTCGTCGGCTTCGTCGAGACCGTCAGGGCGCGCCACCCCCGGGTCGTCGTGAGCGTCGACACGTGGCGCGCCGGGGTCGCCGAGCACGCGTGCCGCGCCGGCGCCGGTCTCGTCAACGACACGTGGGCGGGACACGACCCCGACCTCGTCCACGTCGCCGCCCGGCACGGCGCGGGCTACGTCGTCTCGCACACCGGCGGCGCGCGCCCGCGCACCCGGCCGTTCCGGGTGACGTACGGCCACGAGCGCGACGGCGTCGTCACCGACGTCGTCCGCACCCTCGCGACCGGGGCCGCGCGCGCCGTCGCGGCGGGCGTCGACCCCCGCTCGGTGCTCGTCGACCCCACGCACGACTTCGGCAAGAACACCTGGCACAGCCTCGCCCTCGTGCGGCGCACCGACGCGGTCGTCGCCCTGGGGCACCCGGTCCTCATGGCGCTCAGCCGCAAGGACTTCATCGGGGAGACGCTCGACCTCCCACCCGACGACCGACTGGAGGGCACCTTGGCCGCCACCGCGATCGCCGCCTGGCAGGGCGCCACCGTGTTCCGCTGCCACGACGCGCGCGCCACCCGGCGCGCGCTCGACGTCGTCGCCGCCGTCCGCGGCGACCTCGTCCCGCCGCGCGCCCTGCGGGGCCTCGCGTGAACCCGCGCGCGGCCCGGCCGCTCCCGCCGCCGCCCGCGGCGCCGCCGGTGCCGGAGACCCTCGGCGTGCCGGGGCTCGCGGACTGGTTCGCGAGGCGCACGTGGCACGACGTCACGTGGTCCGCGCAGGACCTCGTCCGGGCCAAGGAGGGTCGCCGGGTCGCCGTCGTGCTCCCGGCGCTCGACGAGGAGCGGACGGTCGCGGGCGTCATCCGGGCCTTCCTGCCGCTCACCCTGCGCCAGGGGCCGGGCCTCGGCCCGCTCGTCGACGAGGTCGTCGTCGTCGACTCCGGCTCCACCGACCGCACCCGCGAGGTCGCCCTCGAGGCGGGCGCGCGGGTCGTCACGCGGGAGGACGCGCTGCCGGAGGTGCCGGTCCGCCCCGGCAAGGGCGAGGTTCTGTGGCGGGCGCTGCGCGCCACCGACGCCGACGTCGTCGTGTACGCCGACTCCGACCTCGTCGACGTCCACGCGAGCCTCGTCGTCGGCCTCCTCGGGCCGATCCTGCGCGAGGAGGGCGTGCACCTGGTCAAGGCGTTCTACGCCCGGCCGCTGCGCCTGGAGCAGGCGACCCAGCGCGCGGGCGGCGGCCGTGTCACCGAGCTGCTCGCGCGGCCGGCCCTCGCGACGTTCGCGCCCGAGCTCGGCGGTGTCGTGCAGCCGCTCGGCGGGGAGTACGCCGGCACCCGGGAGCTGCTCGAGCAGGTGCCGTTCGCGGGCGGCTACGGCGTGGAGGTCGGGCTCCTGCTCGACACCCTCGCGGCCAAGGGCCTCGACGCGATCGCGCAGGTCGACGTGGGCGTGCGCAAGCACCGGCACCGCGACCTGCTGTCCCTCGGCGTCGCCGCGCAGGAGATCATGCTCACCATCGCGCGGCGGACCGCGGCGCTGGAGCTCGCGCGGGCCATCGCGCGCGGCGGGCCGGGGGCCGACGGCGGGGTCGACCTCGTCCAGTTCGACCAGGCCCCCGACGGGCGCTGGCAGGCGGAGACGACCCACGTCATGGTCCACGACCGCCCCCCGATGGCCGAGGTCCTCGCCTCCCTCGGCGCCGGGACGTGGCCGGCGGGCGTGGGGCAGCGCACCGCCTGAACGGCTCGTGGGACGATCCGTGCCGTGGACCTCGTGCTCGTCGTGCTGCTCGTGCTCGCCGTCGGCGGGGTCGTCGCGCTCGCGCTCGGCCGGCTGAGCGGCGGCCTGGTCCCGGCCTCCGACGACGTCGCCCCGCCCCTGGAGGCCGACGTCGCCGCCGCGCGCGACCTCGACCGCGCGCGGTTCGCGGTGGCGCTGCGCGGCTACCGCATGGACCAGGTCGACGACGTCCTCGACCAGGCGCGCGACCTCATCGCCGCGAAGGACGAGGAGATCGAGCGCCTGCGGCGGCAGCTCGAGCCCGGTGAGGCCTCCGCTGCCGTCGAGCCCGGCGAGGCCGTCGCCCTCGAGCCGACCGAGCCGACCGAGCCGACCGAGCCGACGGAGCCGACCGAGCCGACCGAGCCGACTGAGCCGACCCACGCGACCGAGCCGACTGAGCCGACTGAGCCGACCGGGCCGGCCATAGAGCCGACCGACCCGCCCGTCGAGCCGACCGAGCCGACCGAGCCGACCGAGCCGACGGGCTCGCCCGTCGAGCCGACCGACCGCCGGCCGTGACGGCCTTCGAGGTCGCGCGCGAGGTCGCCGCCACCCCCGAGCAGGTGTGGGCGCGGCTCACCGACTGGCCGTCGCACTCCCGGTGGGCGCCGGGTACCACCGTCCGCGTCCTCACCCCCCGCGCCGACGGCGTGGGCGCCCGCTTCGTGGGCCGCACGTCGCTGGCGACGGTCGGGCTGGACCGGATCGGCTTCGACGACCCGATGGAGGTGGTCCGCTGGGAGCCGCCGCGCGGCGGCGGGCCCGGGTTCTGCGAGGTCCGCAAGCTGGGCCGTCACGTGCGCGGGCGGGCGCGCTTCGCGGTCGAGCCGGTCGGCACCTCGTCCGCCGCGCCGCCGAGGACGTGGGTCGTGTGGTGGGAGGACATCGAGGTCGGCCCCCGCGCGCTGCGCCGGCTGACCGGGCCGCTCGTGCCGCTCGCGGGACGGCTCGCCTTCGGCGGCGTGCTGCGCGCGCTCGCGCGCGAGGTGGAGGCGGAGCGGCGGTGACGCCCACGGAGTCCGGTGCGGTCGTCGGTGACGACGGGCTCGTGCGCTGCCCGTGGGGCGACCGGCCCGCCGACTACCGCCGCTACCACGACGAGGAGTGGGGCCGGCCGGTCGCCGGCGAGCGCGCCCTCCTGGAGCGGCTCACGCTGGAGGCGTTCCAGTCGGGGCTGTCGTGGCTCACGATCCTCCGCAAGCGCGAGGGGTTCCGCGCCGCCTTCGCGGGCTTCGACGCCGACGTCGTCGCGGGCTACGGCGCCGCCGAGGTGGAGCGGCTGCTCGCCGACCCCGGGATCGTCCGCAACCGCGCCAAGATCGAGGCGACGGTGCGCAACGCGGCCGCCACGGTGGCGCTGCGCCCCGCCGGCGGTCTCGAGTCGCTGCTGGAGGAGCACCGCCCGGTGCGCAGGCCCCGCCCGGCGACCCTCGCGGACGTGCCGTCGAGCACGCCCGACTCGACCGCCCTGGCGAAGGCGCTCAAGCGTGCGGGCTTCGTCTTCGTCGGCCCGACGACGGCCTACGCGGCGATGCAGGCGTGCGGCTACGTCGACGACCACCTCGTCGACTGCTACGCGCCCACCGGCTGAGCCGCCCGGCGCGCCGCGCCTCAGCGGGCCCGGAAGACCGGGGTCTCCTTCGCGAGGAACGCCCGCACGGCGTCGGCGTGGTCCCGGGTGGCGCCCGTGCTCGCCATGAGCCCCGCCTCGTGCTCCAGCGACGTGGCGAGGTCGTGCGAGGCCGAGAAGGCGACCGCGCGCCGCACGGCGGCGTAGGCGAGGGTCGGGCCGTCGGCGAGCGCCGCGGCCACCGCAGCGGCGCGCTCCCGCAGCGCGTCGTCCGGCACGACCTCGGTGGCGAGGCCGATCGCGAGCGCCTCGGCCGCCCGCACCGTCCGCGGGCGCAGCAGCAGGTCGAGCGCCCGTCCGGCGCCGACGATGCGCTGCAGGTGCCAGGTCGCCCCGCTGTCGGCGGACAGCCCGATCCCGGTGAACGCCAGGTTGAAGCCCGCGCCCTCCGCGACCAGCCGGAGGTCGGCGGCCATCGCGAAGGAGGCCCCGGCCCCCGCCGCGACGCCGTTGACGGCGGCCACCACCGGCTTCGGCATCGTCGCGAGCGCGAGGGCGACAGGGTTGTAGTGGCGCGGCACCGTCGACCACAGCGCGTCGACGTCGCCCCGGGCGAGGACCTCGGCGTGCTCGCGCAGGTCCTGGCCGACGCAGAAGGCGCGTCCGGTGCCCGTCAGCACGACGCAGCGGACCGAGTCGTCCGCCGCCACGTCCGACACCGCCGCGAGCAGGTCCTCCTTCGCGGCGGTCGTCAGCGAGTTCATGGCCCCCGGCCGGTCGAGCACGAGGGTGGCGACCGCCCCGTCGCGCTCCACCCGCACGCCGGGTGACGACCCGGCCTCCTCGCCGTCGGCGGCCGTCGGGTCCGGTCGGGTGCCAGCAGCGCCGCTCGTCACACGGTGAGGCTATCGGGGTGGTGCGGCGGCGCCGCGGGGGCCCGCGGAGGGTGGTGACGGGGGATAATGGGCCGGATCACCGCCGAGCGCACCCGTGGTCGGCTGCGACCGTGACCGGAAGGTCACGACACGTGAAGGAGTGGATGATGGCCGCGATGAAGCCCCGCACCGGGGACGGTCCTCTGGAGGTCACCAAGGAGGGCCGCGGGATCGTGATGCGCGTACCGCTCGAGGGCGGTGGGCGCCTCGTGGTCGAGATGACCCCGGCCGAGGCGAGCGAGCTCGGTGACGCCCTCAAGGGCGTCGTGGCCTGACGGTCCGACCGGACCGACGGCACCGCGCTCCGGCGGCCACGGGCCGCCACCCCTCCACGACCGGCCCCCGGGCACCTGCCCGGGGGCCGGTCGTCGTCGGTCGGGGTGAGGTGGCGCCCGGACCGCTCAGGCGGTCGGGGCGGTCAGGGCCGGCGGACGGCGACGAGCACGCCGTCGCCGACCGGCAGCACCGTGGCGAGCAGCCCGTCGTCCTCCGCGACCCGACGCAGGAGCTCCCGGGCGGCCGTCGTGCGGCGGTCGCGCTGGGCCGGGTCGGGGACGCGGTCCCCGGCGAGGGCGTCGGAGACGACGAGCACCCCGCCCGGGCGCAGCAGCCGCACCACCTCGTCCAGCAGCGCGCCGCCCAGGCGCGTGTCGTCGACGTCGACGTGCACGAGGTCGTAGCCGCCGTCGGCCAGCCGCGGCAGCACGTCGGCGGCGTCGCCGTGGATGATGCGCGCGCGGTTGGGACGCACGCCCGCGGCCTGCAGGGCCGCGCGCGCCGCCGTCTGGTGCTCCGCCTCGACGTCGATGCTCGTGAGCACGCCGTCGGACGGCATCGCCTCGAGCATGCGCAGCGCCGCAACCCCCGCACCCGTGCCGACGTCGACCACGGCGCGGGCCTGCAGCGACGCGGCGAGCACCGCGAGCAGGGCGCCCGTGCCCGTCGTGACGGCACCGGTCCCCAGCTCCGCGGCGCGTCCGCGCGCGTCGTGCGCCGCGGGCGACTCCTCCACCCACGACTCGGTCCAGGTCCAGCCGGCCGCCTTCGACGCGCTCATTGCGCCAGCGTAGTGACGCGGCGGGGTCCGACCGCGCCCGCGCCACCCACGACGCCGGGTTTGCGCCCGTCGGCGCGGGGAGACCACGCACGTGACGGCAGGTGACGGGTCCCACCCACCCGTCGGTCGCGCCTCCCAGGTCCCTCTCAGGTTGGGCGGTGACCATCTGCGGCAGGAGGTCGCCCAATGAGCACTGCGACGGACACCCGCGCCACCGCGAGCAGCGCCGATCACGAGGTCGGCCCCGCGGCCGCTGCCTGGGTACCGCCGACCTGGGACGAGGTCGTGCGCACCCACTCGGCCAGGGTCTACCGCCTCGCCTACCGCCTCACCGGCAACCCGCACGACGCGGAGGACATCACCCAGGAGGTCTTCGTCCGGGTGTTCCGGTCGCTGGACTCCTACCGTCCGGGCACGTTCGAGGGCTGGCTGCACCGCATCACGACGAACCTCTTCCTCGACACGGTGCGGCGCAAGCAGCGCCAGCGCACCGACGCCCTCGCCGAGGACGCCGCGGACCGGCTGCCGGGCGCCGACCCGGGGCCGGAGCGCGCCTACGAGTTCCGCAACCTCGGCGACGACGTGCAGGACGCGCTCGCGGCCCTGTCGCCGGAGTTCCGTGCTGCCGTCGTGCTCAGCGACATCGAGGGCCTGACGTACGAGGAGATCGCGGCGACGCTCGGGGTCAAGCTCGGGACGGTCCGCTCGCGGATCCACCGCGGCCGCGCGCAGCTGCGCCGGGCGCTGGAGCACCGTCGGCCCACGCGCGGCGGGGTCCGCCCCGTGCTCACCGGCCGACTGGTCTGAGCCCGGCCCGGACGGGCGCCCGGTCGGCCCGCCTGTGCGGCGGGCGGCGGCCGGGACGAGGATGTGGGGGCGCGTGACGTCGCCGTACGAGAGGTCGTGGATGAGCCAGCCACCGCAGGAGCCGCACCGCTGGGGTGCGCCCGCCGACGAGTCGCCCGACCGGCCGCCGGCCGGCCCGCCCGCGCGCGACACCACCGAGACCCGGGTCGACCTCGACCGCGGGGCGCCGTCCCACGGCTGGGTGGCCGACGCCTACGCGCCGCCCCGGCGCGACGACGCGTACCGCGCAGACCCCTATCGCGCAGACCCGCACCGCGCAGCCCCGTACCGCGACGACCCGTACCGAGCAGAGCCGTCCCGGTCCGGGCAGCAGCACGGGTCGGGGCAGTCGTACCAGGAGTACCCGTCCTACCCGCCGGTCCAGGACCGCGGCGTCGCCGCCGGCTCGGCCGGGTGGGCGACGGGCGCCGCGCAGGGCACGTACGCGACGGGTGCGCCGTGGGCGGACCCGGCCCCGCGCACGGACACCGTGGGACGCCCCGTGCGCCGGCCGCGCCGCGAGCGCGCGGGCCTCGTGGTCGTCACGGTCCTGCTCGCGCTCCTCGCCGGGGCGCTCGGCGGCGTGGGCGGCTCGGTGCTCGCCGACCGCACCGGCCTCGCCGGCGCGGCCGGACCGGGCCGCGGCGACAGCGGCACGTCCGGCACCGACACCGGCGACGCGACCGGGTCCGGGTTCGGGGCGGGCGCCGCGGAGCCGCTGGCGGACCCCGCCGCCGTCTCCGAGGTCGCGGCCCGCGTGCTGCCGAGCGTCGTGTCGATCCGGGTCGCGAACGGCTCGGGCGAGGGCACCGGCTCCGGCTTCGTCATCGACGCCGAGGGCCTCATCCTCACGAACAACCACGTGATCGCGGCGGGCGGCGACCAGCCGGCCGACGACATCGTCGTCGAGCTCGCCGACGGCTCGCAGGCCGAGGCGGAGGTCGTGGGGGCCGAGGCGTCCTACGACGTCGCCGTCATCCGCATCGACCCCGCCGACGCGGGCCGCGAGCTCGTCGCACTGCCGTTCGGCGACTCCGACGGCGTGCTCGTCGGCGAGCAGGTCGTGGCCGTGGGTGCGCCCCTGGGCCTGGACGCGACCGTGACGACGGGCATCGTGAGCGCGCTCAACCGGCCGGTGTCCGCCGGCGGCGGCACGCAGCAGACGGCCTTCATCAACGCCATCCAGACCGACGCGGCCATCAACCCCGGCAACTCCGGCGGCCCGCTCGTCAACCTGCGGGGCGAGGTCGTCGGGGTCAACAGCGCGATCGCGCAGGCGCCCGGCGGGCCGCAGGGCGGCAGCATCGGGCTCGGCTTCTCGATCCCGAGCAACCAGGCCGCGCGGACCGCGCAGCAGCTCGTCGAGGACGGCGTCGCCACCTACCCCGTCGTCGGGGTGCTGCTGGACCGGCTGTACCAGGGCGAGGGCGTGCGGATCGTCACCGAGTCCGACGACCCCGACCAGCCGCCGGTCACCCCCGGCGGTCCGGCGGACCTCGCGGGCCTGGAGGCCGGCGACGTCATCCTCGCCTTCGAGGGCCGGCCCGTGACGGAGTCCGACGAGCTGGTCGTGGCGATCCGTGCCCAGCAGCCCGGCGACGACGTCACGCTCACGGTGCGTCGCGACGAGGACGTCTTCGACGTGACGGTCACCCTCGAGGAGGGCGAGCAGGGCTAGGCGGTCCCGCGGCCCGGGCGCCCGCGGCTACCCTCGGCTCGGAGGTGCGGTGGTGTTCGACATCAACGGCGGCGAGTTCCTCGTCATCGCGCTGCTCGCCATGCTCCTGCTCGGGCCCGACCGGCTGCCGGAGCTCGCCCGGGGGGCGGCCCGTCTCGTGCGGCGCGCCCGTGACTTCGCCACCGGGGCGAGCGCGCAGATGAAGGACGAGGTCGGTATCGACCTCGACCAGGTGGACTGGCGCCGCTACGACCCCCGGCAGTACCACCCGCGCCGCATCGTGCGGAACGCGCTCAACGACGTGTTCGAGGACGACGACGACGCGCGCCCGGCCCGAGGCCGCGCCGCCGCGGGCGGGACCGGTCCGGCGGGCGCCGCGGCCGCCGCGGGCGCGGCGGGCCTCA
The sequence above is drawn from the Aquipuribacter sp. SD81 genome and encodes:
- the dapE gene encoding succinyl-diaminopimelate desuccinylase, yielding MTVPPLQDLPVDDPVALTRALVDIPSVSGAERDLADAVEALLRAQPHLEVRRDGDAVLARTSLGRAERVVVAGHLDTVPVARNLPSWTAAPGEGDDPAGGEVLWGRGTTDMKGGVAMALFAACTVPEPVRDVTYVFYDCEEVESARNGLGRLARTAPDWLAADLAVLGEPTEGLVEGGCQGTLRVDVTLRGRAAHSARAWRGVNAVHAAHEVLARLAAYTPREPEVDGLRYHEGLQAVGIRGGIAGNVVPDTCVVELNHRFAPDRSPAEALDHVREVLAGLDVGLALTDEAAGARPGLDRPAARAFVEAVAPVTGQPPRAKLGWTDVARFAALGVPALNFGPGDPQLAHADDERVPVRQLTQCADALVRWLRG
- a CDS encoding TIGR00730 family Rossman fold protein, translated to MSTEPLNPSSEVQGPQQDPWYRRGPIGFRRSQVPEETTDERLLATPGRADWVHSDPWRVLRIQSEFVEGFGALAELGPAVSVFGSARTPVGTEEYRTGVEVGRRLVEAGFAVVTGGGPGLMEAANRGACEAGGTSVGLGIELPHEQGMNEWVDLAVNFRYFFARKTMFLKYSQGFVVLPGGFGTLDELFEALTLVQTGKVKAFPLVLLGTAYWGGLVDWVRDTQLSAGTISPRDLDLLHLTDDPAEAVDLMVRAHRTTPRPRD
- the folP gene encoding dihydropteroate synthase encodes the protein MTGTEVAADAALVLGGRGFARGRAVVMAVVNRTPDSFWAGARQLDDDVALAALDEAVDGGADVVDVGGVKAGPGEEVGEQEEVDRVVGFVETVRARHPRVVVSVDTWRAGVAEHACRAGAGLVNDTWAGHDPDLVHVAARHGAGYVVSHTGGARPRTRPFRVTYGHERDGVVTDVVRTLATGAARAVAAGVDPRSVLVDPTHDFGKNTWHSLALVRRTDAVVALGHPVLMALSRKDFIGETLDLPPDDRLEGTLAATAIAAWQGATVFRCHDARATRRALDVVAAVRGDLVPPRALRGLA
- a CDS encoding glucosyl-3-phosphoglycerate synthase gives rise to the protein MNPRAARPLPPPPAAPPVPETLGVPGLADWFARRTWHDVTWSAQDLVRAKEGRRVAVVLPALDEERTVAGVIRAFLPLTLRQGPGLGPLVDEVVVVDSGSTDRTREVALEAGARVVTREDALPEVPVRPGKGEVLWRALRATDADVVVYADSDLVDVHASLVVGLLGPILREEGVHLVKAFYARPLRLEQATQRAGGGRVTELLARPALATFAPELGGVVQPLGGEYAGTRELLEQVPFAGGYGVEVGLLLDTLAAKGLDAIAQVDVGVRKHRHRDLLSLGVAAQEIMLTIARRTAALELARAIARGGPGADGGVDLVQFDQAPDGRWQAETTHVMVHDRPPMAEVLASLGAGTWPAGVGQRTA
- a CDS encoding DivIVA domain-containing protein; amino-acid sequence: MDLVLVVLLVLAVGGVVALALGRLSGGLVPASDDVAPPLEADVAAARDLDRARFAVALRGYRMDQVDDVLDQARDLIAAKDEEIERLRRQLEPGEASAAVEPGEAVALEPTEPTEPTEPTEPTEPTEPTEPTHATEPTEPTEPTGPAIEPTDPPVEPTEPTEPTEPTGSPVEPTDRRP
- a CDS encoding SRPBCC family protein, with amino-acid sequence MTAFEVAREVAATPEQVWARLTDWPSHSRWAPGTTVRVLTPRADGVGARFVGRTSLATVGLDRIGFDDPMEVVRWEPPRGGGPGFCEVRKLGRHVRGRARFAVEPVGTSSAAPPRTWVVWWEDIEVGPRALRRLTGPLVPLAGRLAFGGVLRALAREVEAERR
- a CDS encoding DNA-3-methyladenine glycosylase I, which encodes MTPTESGAVVGDDGLVRCPWGDRPADYRRYHDEEWGRPVAGERALLERLTLEAFQSGLSWLTILRKREGFRAAFAGFDADVVAGYGAAEVERLLADPGIVRNRAKIEATVRNAAATVALRPAGGLESLLEEHRPVRRPRPATLADVPSSTPDSTALAKALKRAGFVFVGPTTAYAAMQACGYVDDHLVDCYAPTG
- a CDS encoding enoyl-CoA hydratase/isomerase family protein, whose amino-acid sequence is MTSGAAGTRPDPTAADGEEAGSSPGVRVERDGAVATLVLDRPGAMNSLTTAAKEDLLAAVSDVAADDSVRCVVLTGTGRAFCVGQDLREHAEVLARGDVDALWSTVPRHYNPVALALATMPKPVVAAVNGVAAGAGASFAMAADLRLVAEGAGFNLAFTGIGLSADSGATWHLQRIVGAGRALDLLLRPRTVRAAEALAIGLATEVVPDDALRERAAAVAAALADGPTLAYAAVRRAVAFSASHDLATSLEHEAGLMASTGATRDHADAVRAFLAKETPVFRAR
- a CDS encoding DUF3117 domain-containing protein; its protein translation is MAAMKPRTGDGPLEVTKEGRGIVMRVPLEGGGRLVVEMTPAEASELGDALKGVVA
- a CDS encoding O-methyltransferase; translated protein: MSASKAAGWTWTESWVEESPAAHDARGRAAELGTGAVTTGTGALLAVLAASLQARAVVDVGTGAGVAALRMLEAMPSDGVLTSIDVEAEHQTAARAALQAAGVRPNRARIIHGDAADVLPRLADGGYDLVHVDVDDTRLGGALLDEVVRLLRPGGVLVVSDALAGDRVPDPAQRDRRTTAARELLRRVAEDDGLLATVLPVGDGVLVAVRRP
- the sigE gene encoding RNA polymerase sigma factor SigE, giving the protein MSTATDTRATASSADHEVGPAAAAWVPPTWDEVVRTHSARVYRLAYRLTGNPHDAEDITQEVFVRVFRSLDSYRPGTFEGWLHRITTNLFLDTVRRKQRQRTDALAEDAADRLPGADPGPERAYEFRNLGDDVQDALAALSPEFRAAVVLSDIEGLTYEEIAATLGVKLGTVRSRIHRGRAQLRRALEHRRPTRGGVRPVLTGRLV
- a CDS encoding S1C family serine protease; the encoded protein is MSQPPQEPHRWGAPADESPDRPPAGPPARDTTETRVDLDRGAPSHGWVADAYAPPRRDDAYRADPYRADPHRAAPYRDDPYRAEPSRSGQQHGSGQSYQEYPSYPPVQDRGVAAGSAGWATGAAQGTYATGAPWADPAPRTDTVGRPVRRPRRERAGLVVVTVLLALLAGALGGVGGSVLADRTGLAGAAGPGRGDSGTSGTDTGDATGSGFGAGAAEPLADPAAVSEVAARVLPSVVSIRVANGSGEGTGSGFVIDAEGLILTNNHVIAAGGDQPADDIVVELADGSQAEAEVVGAEASYDVAVIRIDPADAGRELVALPFGDSDGVLVGEQVVAVGAPLGLDATVTTGIVSALNRPVSAGGGTQQTAFINAIQTDAAINPGNSGGPLVNLRGEVVGVNSAIAQAPGGPQGGSIGLGFSIPSNQAARTAQQLVEDGVATYPVVGVLLDRLYQGEGVRIVTESDDPDQPPVTPGGPADLAGLEAGDVILAFEGRPVTESDELVVAIRAQQPGDDVTLTVRRDEDVFDVTVTLEEGEQG
- a CDS encoding twin-arginine translocase TatA/TatE family subunit, with the translated sequence MVFDINGGEFLVIALLAMLLLGPDRLPELARGAARLVRRARDFATGASAQMKDEVGIDLDQVDWRRYDPRQYHPRRIVRNALNDVFEDDDDARPARGRAAAGGTGPAGAAAAAGAAGL